From a region of the Triticum aestivum cultivar Chinese Spring chromosome 7D, IWGSC CS RefSeq v2.1, whole genome shotgun sequence genome:
- the LOC123164558 gene encoding zinc finger CCCH domain-containing protein 40 — translation MAHRLLRDAQADGWERSDFPIICESCLGDNPYVRMLRAEYDKECKICARPFTVFRWRPGRDARYKKTEICQTCCKLKNVCQVCLLDLEYGLPVQVRDTALAINSNDAIPRSDVNREYFAEEHDRKAAAGIDYDSSYGKARPNDTILKLQRTSPYYKRNRAHVCSFYVRGECTRGAECPYRHEMPETGELSQQNIKDRYYGVNDPVALKLLGKAGEMPSLQPPDDETIRTLYIGGLDNRVSEQDLRDQFYAHGEIESIRMVIQRACAFVTYTTREGAERAAEELANKLVIKGVRLKLMWGKPQAPRPDDDEAGRQGHVSHGGLLPRAVISQQHSSDQPQPPGMEGQQQVAPQGSGYFNIPPPPAVDQRMYPSMDPQRMGAVVRSQEGDGSKPGPQHAGQAQASSSSGQGYLMRPPLPPYYQGAQYPPYYPPPPYGGGYMAPPRMPYPPQYPPYRPMLAPPAQQPQGSSSQQPAPVPAGQQQAQAPPAQQQPPAAAAQN, via the exons atggcgcacCGGCTGCTGCGGGACGCGCAGGCCGACGGCTGGGAGCGGTCCGACTTCCCCATCATCTGCGAGTCATGCCTCGGCGACAACCCCTACGTCCGCATG CTGAGAGCTGAATATGACAAGGAATGCAAGATCTGTGCGCGTCCTTTTACCGTCTTCCGTTGGAGACCTGGTCGGGATGCAAGGTACAAGAAGACAGAGATCTGCCAGACGTGCTGCAAGTTGAAAAACGTCTGCCAGGTCTGCCTTCTGGACCTTGAATATGGTCTGCCAGTTCAGGTTCGCGATACTGCACTCGCGATCAATTCGAATGATGCAATTCCAAGGAGTGATGTTAACCGTGAGTACTTTGCAGAAGAGCATGATCGTAAG GCTGCAGCTGGCATAGATTATGACTCTTCATATGGGAAGGCCCGTCCAAATGATACCATTCTGAAGCTTCAGAGGACTTCACCATATTACAAGAGGAACCGAGCTCATGTTTGCAGTTTCTATGTGCGGGGTGAATGTACAAGAGGTGCTGAGTGCCCATATCGCCACGAGATGCCTGAGACAGGGGAGTTATCCCAGCAGAACATCAAAGATCGCTACTATGG AGTTAATGACCCAGTGGCTCTCAAGCTTTTGGGTAAGGCAGGTGAGATGCCATCTCTGCAGCCACCAGATGATGAGACTATAAGGACCCTCTACATTGGTGGACTTGATAACCGAGTCAGTGAGCAGGATTTGAGGGATCAGTTTTATGCACATGGTGAGATTGAATCCATCAGGATGGTAATCCAGCGTGCTTGTGCATTTGTCACATACACAACAAGAGAAGGTGCTGAGAGAGCTGCAGAGGAGCTAGCTAACAAGCTGGTCATCAAGGGTGTGCGCCTGAAGCTCATGTGGGGCAAGCCTCAAGCCCCAAGGCCAGATGATGACGAGGCTGGGAGGCAAGGCCATGTATCCCATGGAGGATTGCTCCCTAGGGCTGTCATATCCCAGCAGCATAGCAGCGACCAGCCTCAGCCACCTGGGATGGAGGGCCAACAGCAAGTGGCACCACAAGGATCAGGCTACTTCAACATTCCACCACCGCCAGCGGTGGATCAGAGGATGTACCCTTCAATGGATCCCCAGAGGATGGGCGCTGTAGTCAGGTCGCAGGAGGGCGATGGCAGCAAGCCAGGGCCACAGCACGCCGGGCAAGCTCAGGCGTCAAGCAGCTCAGGACAGGGCTATCTTATGCGTCCGCCGCTGCCGCCTTACTACCAGGGTGCTCAGTACCCTCCATACTACCCACCCCCACCATATGGCGGCGGTTACATGGCTCCGCCTCGCATGCCGTACCCACCCCAATATCCACCATACCGGCCAATGCTGGCGCCCCCAGCGCAGCAGCCACAAGGGAGTTCATCCCAGCAGCCGGCACCAGTGCCGGCAGGGCAGCAGCAGGCTCAAGCACCTCCTGCTCAGCAGCAGCCACCGGCGGCGGCAGCCCAGAACTGA
- the LOC123167010 gene encoding adenylyltransferase and sulfurtransferase MOCS3-1 yields the protein MNGGGGGDGGRSRELERLRAERDELDARIRLLESELEAGSAAPVSPEAGVGDGGCVGGGGACQARPGLAHADSLPADMIYRYSRHLLLPDFGVEGQRKLSRSSILVVGAGGLGSPVALYLAACGVGVLGIVDGDDVELNNLHRQIIHQEAYIGRSKVKSAADTCRAINSSIKVVEHHHTLKPSNALEVVRKYDIVVDATDNLPTRYMISDCCVLLNKPLISGAALGLEGQLTVYHHNGSPCYRCLFPNPPPVAACQRCSDSGVLGVVPGVIGCLQALEAIKVASDVGEPLSGRMLLFDALSARIRIVKIRGSSPTCTICAENSVFTQEDFQKFDYETFTQSPMSDKTAPTLNLLPESARITCTEYKGLIDKGEPHVLLDVRPAHHFQIVSLSRSLNIPLSVLEEKLPMLETSMKETMDASAASDKQPSLYVVCRRGNDSQSAVQLLREKGFHSAKDIVGGLQSWAHDVDPDFPAY from the exons atgaacggcggcggcggcggcgacggcgggaggAGCAGGGAGCTGGAGAGGCTGCGGGCGGAGAGGGACGAGCTAGACGCCCGCATACGGCTGCTAGAGTCGGAGCTCGAGGCCGGCTCCGCCGCTCCGGTCTCTCCCGAGGCGGGGGTGGGAGACGGCGGgtgcgtcggcggtggcggcgcgtgccaggcgcgccctgggctgGCGCATGCCGATTCCCTCCCGGCCGACATGATCTACCGGTacagccgccacctcctcctcccggaCTTCGGGGTCGAAG GCCAGCGGAAGCTCTCCCGGTCATCGATTCTGGTGGTCGGCGCCGGAGGATTGGGCTCGCCCGTGGCGCTGTATCTAGCAGCTTGCGGTGTTG GGGTCTTGGGCATTGTCGATGGTGATGATGTTGAGCTTAACAACCTTCATCGACAG ATAATCCACCAAGAAGCATACATTGGAAGATCGAAAGTGAAGTCAGCAGCTGATACTTGCCGCGC GATTAATTCATCTATTAAggtggtagaacatcatcatactTTGAAGCCAAGCAACGCTTTGGAGGTTGTGAGGAA ATATGACATAGTTGTTGATGCAACTGACAACCTTCCTACGCGGTACATGATCAGTGATTGTTGTGTATTGCTAAACAAG CCTCTTATATCTGGTGCAGCATTAGGTTTAGAAGGACAG TTGACTGTTTATCATCATAACGGAAGCCCATGCTACCGGTGTCTTTTCCCAAATCCACCACCAGTGGCAGCTTGCCAGAGATGCTCAGACAGCGGTGTTCTTGGGGTTG TTCCGGGAGTGATTGGCTGCCTGCAAGCCCTAGAGGCTATAAAGGTTGCAAGTGATGTTGGTGAACCTCTAAGTGGAAGAATGCTGCTCTTTGACGCGCTATCTGCTCGTATTCGAATT GTTAAGATTCGAGGAAGCTCGCCTACTTGTACCATTTGTGCAGAAAATTCAGTTTTCACGCAAGAAGATTTTCAGAAGTTTGATTATGAGACCTTCACACAATCCCCAATGTCTGACAAG ACGGCACCGACCCTGAACCTGCTACCAGAAAGTGCCCGCATCACTTGTACAGAGTACAAAGGGCTGATCGACAAGGGGGAACCTCACGTGCTGTTGGATGTACGGCCTGCTCATCATTTCCAAATAGTTTCACTTTCCCGGTCTCTGAACATACCACTCTCCGTTCTGGAGGAGAAGCTGCCTATGCTCGAGACCTCAATGAAGGAAACTATGGATGCCTCCGCCGCCTCAGATAAACAGCCTTCCTTGTACGTCGTCTGCAGAAGAGGCAACGACTCACAGAGCGCTGTCCAGCTTCTCCGCGAGAAGGGCTTTCACTCCGCCAAGGACATAGTCGGTGGCCTGCAGTCTTGGGCACATGACGTCGATCCTGATTTCCCCGCATACTAG